The Coffea eugenioides isolate CCC68of chromosome 8, Ceug_1.0, whole genome shotgun sequence genome has a segment encoding these proteins:
- the LOC113779188 gene encoding molybdenum cofactor sulfurase-like produces the protein MEVPCVREASKACSSWCSNPCLRLPEAPTPTSEFTRTATTPKQDFFSAICSSIRPDTSFTNHESLPPLRELYSNLKNSFPQYSNTDSVDQIRSQEYYHLSLSNHVCLDYTGNGLFSYSQQQNLYSGAAIASTSSSPPPPQDSTASEVPFFDISYKSVNLISLLRYGGEKSEFELAMRKRIMNYMNISEDDYSMVFTANQASAFKLLADSYPFQTNHKLLTVYDYKNEATEAMIESSKKNGARILSAKFSWPSLRINAKKLRKMIRKNKKKKKKKRGLFVFPLQSRMTGATYSYQWMYKAQENGWHVLLDADALAAKEMETLGLTLFLPDFIVCSFFKVFGENPSGFSCLFVKKSSISVLNKSSTSIGVVSLVPTGNLFRQSTISETESKDQIVTLGMLFRREEAGLLSSSFSSSEEAFELQEVKEDGSKTQEEPSFSELLISDKRVVSNDASPSGIRSSETIECRGLDHADEVGLIVISSRNRYHINWVVNALLCLRHPHSENGAALVKIYGPKISINRAPAVAFNVFDWKGDKIDPILVQKLADRNNVSLACGFLQHVGFENNYKEEKQKILEKENTERREVEHNKKGGQFDSEISVVSASVRFLTNFEDLYRLWAFVSRFLDADFVEKERWRYMALNQKTVEV, from the coding sequence ATGGAAGTACCTTGCGTCAGAGAGGCCTCAAAAGCCTGTTCAAGTTGGTGCTCAAATCCTTGTCTTCGCCTGCCTGAGGCCCCTACTCCCACTTCCGAGTTTACAAGAACTGCCACCACTCCCAAGCAAGATTTCTTTTCTGCAATTTGTTCCTCAATCCGACCAGACACCTCGTTTACTAATCACGAATCTCTCCCTCCATTGAGAGAATTGTATTCCAACCTTAAAAATTCCTTCCCGCAATACTCAAATACAGATTCGGTTGACCAAATTAGATCACAAGAGTACTAtcacctctctctctcaaatCATGTCTGCCTGGACTACACTGGCAATGGCCTTTTCTCATACTCCCAGCAACAGAATTTGTATTCTGGAGCTGCAATTGCCTCTACTTCTTCATCTCCTCCACCACCACAAGATTCTACCGCTTCAGAAGTACCTTTTTTTGATATTTCATACAAGTCCGTCAATTTGATCTCTCTACTACGTTACGGTGGCGAAAAATCAGAGTTTGAATTGGCAATGAGAAAAAGGATCATGAACTACATGAATATCTCTGAAGATGATTATTCCATGGTTTTCACTGCTAACCAGGCCTCCGCTTTCAAGCTTTTGGCAGATTCATATCCCTTCCAGACTAATCACAAACTTCTTACAGTCTATGACTACAAGAATGAAGCAACAGAAGCAATGATTGAAAGCTCCAAGAAGAATGGAGCTCGAATATTGTCAGCTAAGTTCTCATGGCCTAGTTTGAGGATAAATGCGAAAAAACTTAGGAAGATGATCCGTaagaataagaagaagaagaagaagaagaggggaTTGTTTGTCTTCCCCCTGCAGTCAAGAATGACTGGAGCAACATATTCTTATCAATGGATGTATAAAGCGCAAGAAAATGGTTGGCATGTCTTGCTTGATGCAGACGCGTTAGCAGCCAAGGAGATGGAGACGTTGGGGCTAACTCTGTTTCTTCCTGACTTTATCGTCTGTTCATTCTTCAAGGTGTTTGGGGAAAACCCTTCTGGTTTTAGCTGTTTATTCGTGAAGAAGTCTAGTATCTCAGTGCTAAACAAATCCTCCACAAGCATTGGTGTTGTCAGTCTTGTCCCAACAGGAAACCTTTTTAGACAATCCACTATCTCTGAAACAGAAAGTAAAGATCAAATTGTGACCTTAGGAATGTTGTTCAGGAGAGAGGAAGCAGGATTGCTTAGCTCATCCTTTAGCTCAAGTGAAGAAGCCTTTGAATTGCAGGAAGTTAAAGAAGATGGCAGCAAAACTCAGGAGGAACCATCATTTTCCGAGTTATTAATATCAGATAAAAGGGTTGTCTCAAATGATGCAAGTCCCAGTGGTATAAGAAGCTCAGAAACGATTGAATGCAGGGGATTAGATCATGCAGATGAAGTAGGCCTAATTGTGATCAGTAGCAGAAATCGGTACCATATAAACTGGGTAGTAAATGCATTGCTGTGCCTTCGACATCCACATTCAGAAAATGGGGCTGCCTTAGTTAAAATCTACGGACCAAAAATAAGCATTAACCGAGCACCGGCTGTGGCTTTCAATGTATTTGACTGGAAAGGAGACAAAATTGATCCAATTCTTGTACAGAAGTTAGCTGACCGAAACAATGTTTCTCTTGCATGCGGATTCTTGCAGCATGTGGGGTTTGAAAACAATTATAAAGAAGAGAAGCAGAAAATATTAGAGAAGGAAAACACTGAAAGAAGAGAAGTGGAGCACAACAAAAAGGGAGGTCAATTTGATTCGGAAATTTCTGTGGTCTCAGCTTCTGTTAGGTTTTTGACCAACTTTGAGGACTTGTATCGGCTCTGGGCTTTTGTTTCCAGGTTTCTTGATGCAGATTTTGTGGAAAAAGAAAGGTGGAGATACATGGCTCTTAATCAAAAAACGGTTGAAGTGTAG